In the Thermococcus sp. MAR1 genome, one interval contains:
- a CDS encoding LAGLIDADG family homing endonuclease, with protein sequence MDREDMIERFARFLREYVDDSGNEVYLNKLKDLLTVTPKRSLAIDWTHLNSFDPELAGELLKNPEESILAAEDAIQIVLREPPLLKEEEFKVHARFYNLPRTLLVKELGSEHINRLIQVEGIITRVSEVKPFVEKAVFVCKDCGNEMVRLQRPYENIVKPAKCDACGSRNVDLDVEKSRFINFQSFRLQDRPESLKGGQMPRFVDAILLDDLVDTALPGDRVLVTGILRVILEQRDKRPIFKKVLEVNHIEQLSKEIEELEISPEDEQKIRELAKRKDIVDAIVDSIAPAIWGHKTVKKGIALALFGGVQRVLPDGTKLRGESHVLLVGDPGVAKCVDYHTKVLLADGSLREIGKVVEEAVERAKAKGTLGKVDDGLYAPIDLELYALDAKTLKVRKVKANIAWKRKAPEKMYLIRTASGREIRATPTHPFFTFEDGQFRTKKARELKVGDFIAVPRVLPVDGKPVRLSDTSIEKPKTAKARLKLPETADEKFWYLIGLLVGEGYAQNRGGSATIYFTNNDERLIQYVYEYLQVLGLNPTIRDGHKGKSAKEVYVSSVEFYRLMEWLELTGGSKDKKVPLQLFRAQLEDIRGFLRGYFDAEGTVDKKRPKVTVVSASKELLKGVQHLLLRFGIKSQLHETKARATNGKMKAPRTYYRLFITGEDAIKFKERVGFGLRSKMDLLKSVTSSIKTNTNIDVVPGVGSLLRDLRTRTGLTQAQMGIPRSTYLHYERGDRLPSREKLQVIADILNKHLPGSSQVDLLNFLSKSDIFWDKIAEIEEYKPEHEWVYDLQVPEHHNFIANDIFVHNSQLLRYVANLAPRAIYTSGKSSSAAGLTAAAVRDEFTGSWVLEAGVLVLADGGFACLHPDSRVLVDGKYVRIEDLFELEKSYKAFSDGQVVDIQEKEMGVTALDLGSMRTKTSKATIIRRKPWKGELLRLKFRSGNEVTLTPDHLLIDGQTLEWKEAEKFRTGDKVVAPLKLPPVRNRVYILDILPSTWKVKLTPEEKRELKAEVLKRFKSLAEFNRKYNVSRDFLSGKGSISVGKFREILLELGIYEKWSEKPLTYGPNYRRERLKVAYITPELAYFLGFLYGDGWIKRNGSKVHVRIVQSKVHNLQIENLKRAFKSFYDGRLREYERTTRSKLAGNKIESNTITFHVSSPLLAYIYEYITKDNFRNAFSLDDEALKAFVAGALDSDGCVSIKSGKRGSVVHVDFLLSNDLEMDRAFALLLRRFDVYARVIPGKGVNRIQITGREDVANLLNAVRAYSVKIKEIPVKKHLVSSRSDKVPTKPVERIARDIIESVPAKLLQERGLWSTVYSYARGRYQPSRIQLRKLIEKLGDVLSPEIRIKLEVLATRDYFLDEIVSIERIPYDGYVYDLYVPGEHNFLAEGIIVHNCIDEFDKMSERDRSAIHEALEQQTISISKAGITATLNARTTVIAAANPKYGRFNRHKSLPEQLDLPPTLLSRFDLIFLLLDEPDEKVDASIAEHILKVRRGEAEAVTPKIPYDLLKKYIAYARKNVHPVLSREAMEEIKRYYVRMRKGFKRPGEDDGVQPIPITARQLEALIRLSEAHARMRLSETVTREDARAAIAIIEDMIRKIAVDEEGTLDVSILEVGKSSKKINKIDRMVDIIKSLESEGEFGAPEDRIIEAAKQAGLGSENEIKKLINDLKRDARIYEPRAGFYRVL encoded by the coding sequence ATGGACAGGGAGGACATGATAGAGCGCTTTGCTCGCTTTCTGAGGGAGTACGTGGACGACAGCGGGAACGAGGTGTATCTCAACAAGCTCAAGGACCTGCTTACGGTTACCCCCAAGCGCTCGCTGGCGATAGACTGGACGCACCTCAACTCCTTCGACCCGGAGCTTGCTGGCGAGCTCCTCAAAAACCCCGAGGAGAGCATACTCGCCGCGGAGGATGCCATTCAAATAGTCCTCCGCGAGCCGCCCCTTCTCAAAGAGGAGGAGTTCAAGGTTCACGCGAGGTTCTACAACCTTCCGAGGACTCTCCTCGTCAAGGAACTCGGGAGCGAGCACATAAACCGGCTCATTCAGGTGGAGGGCATAATCACGCGCGTGAGCGAGGTGAAGCCCTTCGTCGAGAAAGCTGTATTCGTCTGCAAGGACTGCGGCAACGAGATGGTAAGGCTACAGAGGCCCTACGAGAACATAGTCAAGCCAGCTAAATGCGACGCCTGCGGCTCAAGGAACGTTGACCTCGACGTCGAGAAGAGCCGCTTCATAAACTTCCAGAGCTTCCGCCTTCAGGACAGGCCGGAGAGCCTCAAGGGAGGCCAGATGCCCCGCTTCGTTGACGCGATACTCCTCGATGACCTGGTGGATACTGCCCTGCCCGGAGACAGGGTTTTAGTTACCGGAATCCTCCGCGTCATCCTTGAGCAGAGGGACAAGAGACCGATTTTCAAGAAGGTTCTGGAGGTAAACCACATCGAACAGCTCAGCAAGGAGATAGAGGAGCTTGAAATCTCGCCGGAGGACGAGCAGAAGATACGCGAGCTGGCGAAGAGGAAGGACATCGTTGATGCGATAGTGGACTCAATAGCCCCTGCAATATGGGGCCACAAGACTGTTAAGAAGGGCATAGCTCTGGCCCTCTTCGGCGGTGTGCAAAGGGTTCTTCCGGACGGGACGAAGCTTCGCGGTGAGAGCCACGTTCTGCTTGTTGGAGATCCTGGTGTTGCCAAGTGCGTTGATTATCACACGAAAGTTCTCCTCGCCGACGGAAGCTTGAGGGAAATAGGTAAGGTTGTCGAGGAGGCCGTTGAGAGAGCTAAGGCCAAGGGGACCCTAGGAAAGGTCGATGATGGTCTCTATGCCCCGATTGACCTTGAGCTATACGCCCTCGACGCGAAAACGTTGAAGGTCAGGAAGGTTAAGGCGAACATCGCCTGGAAGAGGAAGGCCCCGGAAAAGATGTACCTGATAAGAACCGCGAGCGGAAGGGAGATTAGGGCCACTCCAACCCACCCGTTCTTCACATTTGAGGATGGCCAGTTTCGGACGAAGAAGGCAAGGGAGCTTAAGGTAGGAGATTTTATAGCGGTGCCGAGAGTCCTTCCTGTTGATGGGAAGCCGGTTAGGCTCTCAGATACCTCCATTGAGAAACCAAAGACCGCGAAGGCAAGGCTAAAACTTCCTGAGACCGCTGATGAAAAGTTCTGGTATCTAATAGGATTGCTGGTTGGGGAAGGCTACGCTCAGAACAGGGGAGGAAGTGCTACCATCTACTTCACTAACAACGATGAACGGTTGATACAATATGTTTACGAATACCTTCAGGTTCTTGGCCTTAACCCGACAATTAGAGATGGCCATAAAGGTAAGAGTGCCAAGGAAGTGTACGTGAGTAGTGTAGAGTTCTATCGTTTGATGGAGTGGTTGGAATTAACCGGAGGTTCTAAGGACAAGAAGGTTCCACTGCAACTTTTCAGAGCGCAGTTGGAGGACATAAGAGGTTTCCTCAGGGGGTACTTTGACGCAGAGGGCACCGTTGATAAAAAGCGACCAAAGGTTACGGTTGTTTCAGCATCAAAAGAGTTGCTCAAAGGGGTTCAACATCTTCTCCTTCGCTTCGGGATAAAGTCCCAGTTACACGAAACAAAGGCCCGCGCAACCAACGGCAAGATGAAGGCTCCAAGGACATACTACCGGCTGTTTATCACAGGAGAAGACGCCATTAAGTTTAAAGAAAGGGTTGGCTTTGGTCTGCGCTCTAAAATGGATCTTCTCAAGAGCGTGACGTCCAGCATAAAGACAAACACTAACATCGATGTTGTCCCAGGAGTTGGTTCGCTGTTGAGAGACCTTCGCACTAGGACAGGACTTACTCAGGCACAGATGGGGATACCCCGCTCAACTTACCTTCACTACGAGAGGGGAGATAGACTCCCGAGCAGGGAGAAACTGCAGGTGATTGCGGATATCCTTAACAAGCATCTGCCCGGGTCTTCGCAGGTTGATCTTCTTAATTTCCTCTCCAAGTCGGACATCTTCTGGGATAAAATAGCTGAGATTGAAGAGTACAAACCCGAACACGAGTGGGTCTACGACCTGCAGGTTCCTGAGCACCATAACTTCATAGCCAACGACATCTTCGTCCACAACAGCCAGCTCCTCCGCTACGTTGCCAATTTAGCGCCGAGAGCGATTTATACGAGCGGTAAGAGCAGTTCAGCAGCCGGTTTGACGGCTGCAGCGGTCCGCGACGAGTTCACCGGCTCGTGGGTTCTGGAAGCCGGTGTTTTGGTTCTGGCGGATGGTGGCTTCGCCTGCCTGCACCCCGATTCGAGGGTATTGGTAGATGGGAAGTACGTTCGCATCGAAGACCTCTTTGAGCTTGAGAAATCCTACAAGGCGTTCTCCGACGGTCAGGTTGTGGACATTCAGGAGAAGGAGATGGGAGTTACCGCGCTAGACTTGGGAAGCATGAGGACGAAGACTTCCAAGGCCACTATAATCCGCAGGAAGCCCTGGAAGGGCGAGCTACTCAGGCTGAAGTTCCGCTCCGGCAACGAGGTAACCCTAACTCCAGACCATCTCCTCATAGACGGCCAGACCCTTGAGTGGAAGGAGGCGGAGAAGTTCAGGACTGGAGACAAGGTAGTTGCCCCGCTAAAGCTTCCCCCGGTGAGAAACAGGGTTTACATACTTGACATCTTGCCGTCCACTTGGAAGGTCAAACTGACTCCCGAGGAGAAGAGAGAGCTGAAGGCCGAAGTTCTTAAGAGATTTAAGAGCCTCGCCGAGTTCAACAGGAAGTACAACGTTTCGAGGGATTTCCTCTCCGGAAAGGGCTCTATAAGTGTTGGAAAGTTCAGAGAGATACTCCTTGAGCTGGGAATCTATGAGAAATGGAGCGAGAAGCCGTTAACGTACGGTCCAAACTATCGCAGGGAGCGCCTTAAAGTCGCGTACATAACCCCCGAACTCGCTTATTTCCTTGGCTTCCTTTACGGGGACGGGTGGATAAAACGGAACGGCTCGAAGGTTCACGTTCGCATAGTCCAGTCAAAGGTGCATAACCTGCAGATTGAGAACCTAAAGCGAGCCTTCAAGAGCTTCTACGATGGACGGCTGAGGGAGTACGAAAGGACCACGAGGAGTAAACTCGCGGGCAACAAGATAGAGAGTAACACGATTACGTTCCACGTCAGCTCACCATTGCTCGCGTATATTTACGAATACATCACCAAAGACAACTTCAGGAATGCATTCTCCCTGGACGACGAGGCCCTGAAGGCCTTTGTTGCCGGGGCCTTGGACTCGGACGGCTGTGTATCAATCAAGAGTGGCAAGAGGGGAAGTGTTGTTCACGTTGATTTTCTGCTTTCGAACGACCTGGAGATGGACAGGGCCTTTGCACTCCTGCTCCGCAGGTTTGACGTGTACGCGCGCGTAATTCCTGGAAAGGGTGTGAATAGGATTCAGATAACAGGAAGAGAAGATGTAGCAAACCTCCTTAACGCGGTTAGGGCGTACAGTGTCAAGATTAAGGAGATACCCGTTAAAAAGCACCTCGTCTCGTCGAGGAGTGATAAAGTTCCCACCAAGCCCGTTGAGAGAATCGCAAGGGATATCATCGAAAGTGTCCCGGCTAAGTTACTACAGGAGCGGGGGCTGTGGAGCACCGTTTATTCATACGCTAGGGGCAGGTACCAGCCCAGCAGGATTCAGCTGAGAAAGCTCATTGAGAAGCTCGGCGATGTTCTGAGTCCAGAAATCCGGATTAAGCTTGAAGTCCTCGCTACGAGGGATTACTTCCTCGATGAAATCGTCTCCATCGAGCGCATTCCCTACGACGGCTACGTCTACGACCTCTATGTGCCGGGCGAGCACAACTTCCTCGCTGAGGGAATCATAGTCCACAACTGCATTGACGAGTTCGACAAGATGAGCGAGCGCGACAGGAGCGCGATACATGAGGCACTTGAACAGCAGACGATAAGCATCTCCAAGGCAGGCATAACAGCCACTCTCAACGCGAGAACGACGGTTATAGCGGCCGCAAACCCGAAATACGGACGATTCAACCGCCACAAGTCCCTTCCAGAGCAGCTCGACCTGCCGCCGACCCTGCTCAGCCGTTTCGATCTGATATTTCTCCTCCTCGATGAGCCCGACGAGAAGGTGGATGCCAGCATAGCCGAACATATCCTCAAGGTGCGCAGGGGAGAGGCGGAGGCGGTTACTCCAAAGATACCCTACGACCTGCTTAAAAAGTACATAGCCTACGCGAGAAAGAACGTCCATCCCGTTCTGAGCAGGGAAGCAATGGAGGAGATAAAGCGCTACTATGTCAGGATGAGGAAGGGCTTTAAGAGGCCCGGCGAGGACGACGGCGTGCAGCCGATTCCCATAACCGCGAGACAGCTTGAGGCACTGATAAGGCTCAGTGAGGCACACGCGAGAATGCGCCTCAGTGAAACAGTCACCCGGGAGGACGCGAGGGCAGCGATAGCAATAATCGAGGACATGATAAGGAAGATAGCCGTTGATGAGGAGGGAACGCTGGACGTCTCGATACTGGAGGTCGGCAAGAGCTCCAAGAAGATAAACAAGATCGACAGGATGGTCGACATCATAAAGAGTCTGGAGAGCGAGGGAGAGTTCGGGGCACCGGAGGACAGGATAATTGAGGCGGCGAAGCAGGCCGGCCTCGGCTCGGAGAACGAGATAAAGAAGCTCATTAACGACCTCAAGCGCGACGCCAGGA
- a CDS encoding metallophosphoesterase, which produces MLIGIMSDTHDNLPAISKAVELFNGRDVELVIHAGDYVAPFVARELKKLKAPLKGVFGNNDGERKGLYEALGIYDEILEIEADGMKIAVTHGTDERIVRALARSRLYDVVIVGHTHRYEIREEGRTILVNPGEVCGYVTGVKSVALLDTRKREVQIVNLDTGELLGAMSL; this is translated from the coding sequence ATGCTGATAGGTATAATGAGCGATACCCATGACAACCTGCCGGCCATCTCCAAGGCGGTTGAGCTGTTCAACGGGAGGGACGTTGAGCTTGTAATCCACGCGGGTGACTACGTTGCCCCGTTCGTGGCCAGGGAACTCAAGAAGCTCAAGGCACCGCTCAAGGGTGTCTTCGGCAACAACGACGGCGAAAGGAAGGGTCTCTACGAGGCGCTGGGGATCTACGATGAGATACTGGAAATCGAGGCTGACGGCATGAAGATAGCGGTAACTCATGGCACCGATGAGCGCATCGTCCGTGCACTGGCCAGAAGCAGGCTCTACGACGTCGTCATAGTCGGCCACACCCACCGCTACGAGATACGCGAGGAGGGAAGAACCATACTCGTCAACCCCGGCGAGGTCTGCGGCTACGTCACCGGAGTGAAGAGCGTCGCCCTGCTTGACACCCGGAAAAGGGAGGTGCAGATAGTCAACCTCGACACCGGAGAGCTCCTGGGGGCAATGAGTCTCTAA
- the rtcA gene encoding RNA 3'-terminal phosphate cyclase: MIVIDGSYGEGGGQILRTAIALSVITKKPVKIVKIRANRPNPGLRPQHLHGILALKELSNARVKGAKVSSTVLEFIPGKAEPKHVRVPIKTAGSITLVLQALLPAMAFIGGSFEITGGTDVPWSPPVDYLKNVTLHALGKMGIEAELEIRRRGHYPKGGGLVVGRVKPWEEKKPLKALEWSKIESFAGISHATNLPAHVAERQAKAAKERIEELYSVPVGIETEVSRSLGPGSGIVVWAETDSLRLAGDALGKRGKPAEVVGREAADELLDQLEPKKAVDRFLGDQLIPFLAFAGGEIGVTEVTSHLITNVWVVEQFLGRIFEVKGEIGEPGKVKVVKRAEV; this comes from the coding sequence ATGATTGTGATAGACGGTTCCTACGGTGAGGGTGGGGGGCAGATACTGAGGACTGCCATAGCCCTCTCAGTCATCACCAAAAAGCCCGTTAAAATCGTCAAGATTCGCGCTAACAGGCCAAACCCCGGTTTAAGGCCCCAGCACCTCCACGGAATTCTGGCTTTAAAGGAGCTGAGCAATGCGAGGGTTAAGGGAGCGAAGGTTAGCTCAACGGTCTTAGAGTTCATCCCAGGGAAGGCAGAGCCAAAGCACGTCCGCGTTCCGATAAAGACCGCTGGAAGCATAACCCTCGTTCTCCAGGCTTTACTTCCAGCGATGGCCTTCATTGGGGGAAGCTTTGAGATAACCGGTGGAACCGACGTCCCCTGGAGCCCGCCCGTTGATTACCTGAAGAACGTAACGCTCCATGCCCTCGGGAAGATGGGGATTGAGGCCGAGCTCGAAATCAGGCGGAGAGGCCACTATCCCAAGGGGGGCGGGCTGGTAGTTGGAAGGGTCAAGCCATGGGAAGAAAAGAAGCCGTTAAAGGCGCTCGAGTGGAGCAAAATAGAAAGCTTCGCCGGGATAAGCCACGCCACCAACCTGCCGGCCCACGTCGCTGAGAGGCAGGCTAAAGCGGCAAAGGAGAGGATTGAAGAGCTTTACAGCGTCCCCGTGGGAATAGAGACGGAAGTATCGCGCTCCCTCGGGCCGGGAAGCGGCATCGTCGTCTGGGCCGAGACCGATTCGCTCAGGCTCGCTGGAGATGCACTCGGCAAGCGCGGAAAGCCGGCTGAAGTGGTCGGCAGGGAAGCCGCCGACGAGCTCCTCGACCAGCTGGAGCCTAAGAAGGCGGTTGACAGGTTCCTCGGCGACCAGCTGATACCTTTCCTGGCCTTTGCCGGTGGGGAGATAGGTGTGACGGAGGTAACCAGCCACCTGATAACCAACGTCTGGGTCGTGGAGCAGTTCCTCGGCAGAATCTTTGAGGTTAAGGGAGAGATTGGAGAGCCCGGAAAAGTAAAGGTGGTGAAGCGGGCAGAGGTTTAA
- a CDS encoding TatD family hydrolase codes for MIIWDDHFHVDPYKGLFLEAVKQFHRAGGTHLVVVYKTAHDYGFPGLKAEDFMKAMDFHIELVEKINKETPVKAYAVVGVHPAEFAYLAEQKGLSYAKNEVMKALEYAQRLCMEGKAIAIGEIGRPHYEVSEEIWNASIELMKYGMSLAKEADCAVQLHTESFDEAKFRELGEYVKEVGIKPYKVVKHFSPPLVKVAEEVGVFPSIIASKKNIKEAIEQGNRFMMETDYIDDKRRPGAVLGPKTVPKRTKAFLQNGLFTEEDVYKIHVENPEKVYGVEIGED; via the coding sequence ATGATAATCTGGGACGACCACTTCCACGTTGACCCCTACAAGGGCCTCTTCCTTGAGGCCGTGAAGCAGTTTCACAGGGCGGGAGGAACTCACCTCGTCGTCGTATACAAGACGGCCCACGACTACGGCTTCCCCGGGCTGAAGGCGGAGGACTTCATGAAGGCGATGGACTTCCACATAGAGCTGGTCGAGAAAATTAACAAAGAGACACCTGTCAAGGCCTACGCCGTCGTTGGTGTTCACCCTGCGGAGTTCGCCTATTTGGCGGAGCAGAAGGGGTTAAGCTACGCTAAAAACGAAGTCATGAAGGCCCTCGAATACGCCCAGAGGCTCTGCATGGAGGGCAAGGCTATAGCGATAGGCGAGATAGGCAGACCCCACTACGAGGTGAGCGAGGAAATCTGGAATGCCAGCATCGAGCTGATGAAGTACGGGATGAGTTTGGCCAAAGAGGCCGACTGCGCGGTTCAGCTCCACACCGAGAGCTTTGACGAGGCCAAGTTCCGCGAACTTGGGGAGTACGTTAAAGAGGTCGGCATAAAGCCGTACAAGGTCGTCAAGCACTTCTCACCGCCCCTCGTGAAGGTGGCAGAAGAGGTCGGAGTCTTCCCGAGCATCATCGCGAGCAAGAAGAACATCAAAGAGGCAATAGAGCAGGGGAACCGCTTCATGATGGAGACGGACTACATAGACGACAAGAGAAGACCGGGTGCAGTTCTCGGGCCGAAGACAGTCCCAAAGAGGACAAAGGCCTTCCTCCAGAACGGCCTCTTCACCGAGGAGGACGTTTATAAAATCCACGTCGAGAACCCTGAGAAAGTCTACGGGGTGGAGATTGGGGAGGATTAA
- the pbp11 gene encoding tRNA-binding protein Pbp11 has product MDVSFLKRLLGRIEDHEVEVVSTKPVGKFRVEKTLKVINRQVLVGEVTEGLIYPGYKVKGKAVSPIMRIERSHKRVDFAVAGDRVALMLEYEIPCEEGEELEIYQS; this is encoded by the coding sequence GTGGATGTGAGCTTTCTAAAACGCCTTCTCGGGAGAATAGAGGACCATGAAGTCGAGGTTGTCTCCACGAAACCCGTCGGAAAATTCCGAGTTGAAAAGACCCTCAAAGTCATTAATCGACAGGTTCTGGTGGGTGAGGTCACGGAGGGACTCATTTACCCAGGCTATAAGGTGAAGGGGAAAGCTGTCAGTCCCATCATGAGAATAGAGAGAAGCCACAAAAGGGTAGACTTCGCGGTCGCTGGGGATAGAGTGGCTTTGATGCTTGAGTACGAAATCCCATGCGAGGAAGGCGAGGAGCTGGAAATCTACCAGTCGTGA
- a CDS encoding DUF257 family protein yields the protein MEALKKPVLIKERDLDELLEQIWPGGTTIVENRASLGIEFTLHAFIRYSKKKGLPLIVEDIFDTLPIYMTHLRLMGVQIKDSDVKVVKVGGTQEAGEVIAKIKFGNDPYVYQEKIDRELRKITGDSTYVHLVLGLERLLVLQSDVRSIYTLMGLIKQKLGDERRINLYLLETPIMETLDFNPLPMLEDLATSVIELQDEDELIDIKLKKSVFTLLMHRDHLLVSPREILRWWM from the coding sequence ATGGAGGCCCTCAAAAAACCCGTCCTGATAAAAGAAAGGGATCTCGACGAACTGCTGGAGCAGATTTGGCCAGGAGGAACCACCATCGTCGAGAACAGGGCATCGCTGGGAATAGAATTCACACTCCATGCATTCATACGATACTCGAAGAAGAAGGGACTTCCCCTGATAGTCGAGGACATATTCGACACACTGCCGATTTATATGACGCACCTGAGACTGATGGGGGTTCAGATAAAGGACTCCGACGTGAAGGTCGTCAAAGTCGGAGGAACCCAGGAAGCAGGGGAAGTAATAGCAAAGATAAAGTTCGGAAACGACCCCTACGTCTACCAAGAGAAGATCGATAGAGAACTCCGGAAGATAACGGGCGATTCCACGTACGTACACCTCGTCCTTGGCCTGGAGAGACTGCTGGTCCTTCAAAGCGACGTCCGCAGCATTTACACCCTCATGGGGCTGATAAAGCAGAAACTGGGGGACGAGAGGAGAATCAACCTGTACCTATTAGAAACGCCCATCATGGAAACCTTAGACTTCAACCCCCTCCCGATGCTCGAGGATCTTGCGACGTCGGTGATAGAACTCCAAGACGAGGACGAACTCATAGACATAAAATTGAAAAAGTCGGTGTTCACCCTGCTCATGCACAGGGATCATCTGCTCGTCTCTCCGAGGGAGATACTGCGGTGGTGGATGTGA
- a CDS encoding DUF257 family protein, with protein MEQGKVAEIIDSVLPGETVLVTYTTSYIPEFVLKFFIEYSREKDIPLVIDDNFDTLHAIIIRAKTMGLSLDLDNVYVLKTGGKFEVGNVLARVPFHPDPRVYLKNYEESSVKVFREIPSPMINLVLGLENLFLVTRTPLDTYRIILAMQRFTGNERRKAFYLVNEGIMKSLPLKNLYELKRISTTVIRLTPYHTGAGVKVLKSINPDLMGMETRIDTGGWS; from the coding sequence ATGGAACAGGGAAAGGTCGCCGAAATTATCGACTCTGTTCTGCCCGGCGAAACGGTTCTGGTAACATACACCACATCCTACATCCCCGAATTCGTCCTGAAGTTCTTCATTGAGTACTCGAGAGAGAAGGACATCCCCCTCGTTATTGATGATAATTTCGACACCCTCCACGCCATTATAATCCGCGCCAAGACCATGGGACTTTCCCTGGACCTGGACAACGTCTACGTTCTGAAGACCGGGGGCAAATTCGAGGTAGGAAACGTTCTGGCAAGGGTTCCGTTTCACCCGGATCCGAGGGTTTACCTCAAAAACTACGAGGAGAGTAGCGTCAAAGTTTTCAGGGAAATCCCCTCCCCGATGATAAACCTCGTCCTCGGGCTGGAGAACCTCTTCCTCGTCACGAGAACTCCCCTTGACACGTATCGCATCATACTGGCCATGCAGAGATTCACAGGAAACGAAAGGAGAAAGGCGTTCTACCTGGTCAACGAGGGAATAATGAAAAGCCTTCCCCTTAAGAACCTTTACGAGCTGAAAAGAATCTCCACGACGGTCATCAGACTGACACCGTACCACACCGGGGCAGGGGTTAAAGTCCTGAAGAGTATCAATCCAGACCTGATGGGCATGGAGACAAGGATAGACACAGGGGGGTGGAGCTGA
- the shyA gene encoding NAD(P)-dependent hydrogenase/sulfhydrogenase 2 subunit alpha yields the protein MIIEMREFTRVEGNGKAEIVIEDGEVKDVRLQIIEGPRFFELLTLGRHYYDVPDLEARICAICYLSHSVASVIGIERAFGVEVPEEITLLRELGLIGEFLESHSLHLYLLVAPDVFGYPDAIRMATKHGELVKEGLALKAFGNRLRVMVGGREIHGINVKPGGFGRYPTVEELEEIERESEVLLRLARRAVRLFAQLDPYGAKAKHFVATDGYLWGKKLISDEPGEFHYTERIEERSLVYSFAKQSRYKGEAFFVGALPRLLLKSEMLTPTARRLFEEHREKLETGYVSYNNLAQAIELVYSLERANEIAKTLLDRGIEGENVPVEPREGEGIGYVEAPRGLLIHHYRIDNSGNIAYSNIITPTALNHAMIEASLLKEARELYGEVDEGRMIGRLEETVRAFDPCISCSVHLVKL from the coding sequence ATGATAATTGAGATGCGGGAATTCACGCGCGTTGAGGGCAACGGCAAAGCCGAGATAGTCATCGAGGACGGCGAGGTAAAGGACGTCAGGCTTCAGATCATCGAAGGGCCGAGATTCTTCGAACTGCTCACCCTGGGGAGACACTACTACGACGTTCCGGACCTTGAAGCGAGGATATGCGCCATCTGCTATTTATCGCACAGCGTTGCCTCGGTCATTGGAATCGAGAGGGCCTTTGGGGTTGAAGTCCCGGAGGAGATAACGCTCCTCAGGGAGCTCGGTCTGATAGGGGAGTTCCTTGAGAGCCACTCACTCCACCTATACCTCCTCGTTGCACCTGACGTCTTCGGCTACCCCGACGCAATAAGGATGGCCACGAAGCACGGCGAACTCGTGAAGGAGGGACTGGCGCTCAAAGCCTTTGGCAACAGGCTCAGGGTAATGGTGGGCGGCAGGGAGATACACGGCATAAACGTCAAGCCGGGAGGATTTGGGAGGTATCCGACCGTTGAAGAGCTGGAGGAAATAGAGAGGGAAAGCGAAGTCCTTCTAAGACTGGCAAGACGTGCCGTGAGGCTCTTCGCACAGTTAGACCCCTACGGGGCAAAAGCGAAACACTTCGTCGCCACCGACGGCTACCTCTGGGGTAAAAAGCTGATATCCGACGAACCCGGGGAGTTTCACTACACCGAGAGGATAGAGGAGCGCTCCCTCGTTTACAGCTTCGCCAAGCAGAGCCGCTACAAGGGCGAGGCGTTCTTTGTCGGAGCGCTACCGAGGCTTCTCCTGAAGTCGGAGATGCTCACACCCACCGCCAGGAGGCTCTTTGAGGAGCACAGGGAGAAACTGGAAACCGGCTACGTCAGCTACAACAACCTGGCCCAGGCGATAGAGCTTGTGTATTCCCTAGAAAGGGCGAACGAAATAGCAAAGACCCTGCTCGACAGGGGCATCGAAGGGGAAAACGTCCCCGTTGAGCCAAGGGAAGGGGAGGGAATCGGCTACGTCGAGGCCCCGCGGGGGCTGCTCATCCACCACTACAGGATAGACAATAGCGGCAATATCGCTTACTCCAACATCATAACCCCAACCGCGCTGAACCACGCGATGATAGAGGCCAGCCTCCTGAAAGAGGCCAGGGAACTTTACGGAGAAGTCGACGAGGGCAGGATGATAGGGCGCCTTGAGGAGACGGTGAGGGCATTCGACCCGTGCATCTCCTGCTCCGTGCACTTGGTGAAGCTCTAG